In one Denitratisoma sp. genomic region, the following are encoded:
- the ntrB gene encoding nitrate ABC transporter permease → MSATAVTIDKPAAPAADKRKPAPAAPEVQVVEKKSVSAGRRQRVGAGFAAALRLLLPPVLGLAAFVGVWALVSKSSPQLPGPSVVLQAAVTLFADPFYRNGPNDQGIGWNILFSLERVGIGFGLAALVGIPAGFLIGRFKFLADMTAPIVSLLRPVSPLAWLPIGLLVFKAANPAAIWVIFISSIWPMIINTAVGVQRIPQDYLNVARVLNLPESKVFTRILFPAVLPYMMTGVRLSIGVAWLVIVAAEMLTGGVGLGFWVWDEWNNLKVENIIIAIFVVGLIGLLLEQILVMLAKRFSYE, encoded by the coding sequence ATGAGTGCCACAGCCGTGACGATCGACAAGCCCGCCGCCCCGGCGGCGGACAAGCGGAAACCCGCCCCGGCCGCGCCGGAGGTGCAGGTCGTGGAGAAAAAGTCAGTCTCCGCGGGACGGCGGCAGCGGGTGGGCGCAGGCTTTGCCGCAGCATTGCGCCTGCTGCTGCCGCCGGTTCTCGGCCTGGCGGCCTTCGTCGGCGTCTGGGCGCTGGTGTCGAAGTCGAGCCCGCAGCTGCCCGGCCCGTCGGTGGTGTTACAGGCGGCGGTGACGCTGTTCGCCGACCCGTTCTACCGCAACGGGCCGAACGACCAGGGCATCGGCTGGAACATCCTGTTCTCGCTCGAGCGCGTCGGCATCGGCTTCGGCCTGGCGGCGCTGGTCGGCATCCCGGCCGGCTTCCTCATCGGGCGCTTCAAGTTCCTCGCCGACATGACGGCGCCGATCGTCAGCCTGCTGCGGCCGGTGTCGCCGCTGGCCTGGCTGCCGATCGGCCTGCTGGTGTTCAAGGCCGCCAACCCGGCGGCGATCTGGGTGATCTTCATCTCCAGCATCTGGCCGATGATCATCAACACCGCCGTCGGCGTGCAGCGCATCCCGCAGGACTACCTCAACGTGGCGCGCGTGCTCAACCTGCCGGAGTCGAAGGTGTTCACCAGGATCCTCTTCCCGGCGGTGCTGCCCTACATGATGACCGGCGTGCGCCTGTCGATCGGCGTCGCCTGGCTGGTGATCGTCGCCGCGGAGATGCTCACCGGCGGCGTCGGCCTCGGCTTCTGGGTGTGGGACGAGTGGAACAACCTGAAGGTGGAGAACATCATCATCGCCATCTTCGTCGTCGGCCTGATCGGACTGCTGCTGGAGCAGATCCTGGTCATGCTCGCCAAGCGCTTCAGCTACGAGTGA
- a CDS encoding ABC transporter substrate-binding protein — MDDKHIESGITRRDFLKTTSLAVGGAALMGMVPPGVRAGAWAAGSDAPEKKEVKIGFIPLTDCSSVVMAAVNAFDKKHGIRIIPSKEASWAAVRDKLVNGELDAAHVLYGLVYGVQLGIGGPKKDMAVLMTINNNGQGISLSTQMKEKGAVDGASLKKVVAASPAGTYTFAQTFPTGTHAMWLYYWLAAHGIDPFRDVKSIVVPPPQMVANCRVGNMHGFCVGEPWNQRAIVDKVGFSVATSQDVWTDHPEKVLGTTADWVAKYPNTARAMTAAVLEASRWIDASLANRRKTAETVAAKAYINTDMDVILGRMLGRYENGLGKSWDDRNYMKFFSDGAVNFPYLSDGMWFLTQHKRWGLLKADPDYLSVAKAINRIDVYKQAAAAAGVALPKGEMRSAKLIDGVVWDGKDPKKYAGGFKVHA, encoded by the coding sequence ATGGACGACAAGCACATCGAATCGGGAATCACGCGGCGCGACTTCCTCAAGACCACCTCGCTCGCCGTCGGCGGCGCGGCGCTGATGGGCATGGTGCCGCCCGGCGTGCGCGCGGGCGCCTGGGCCGCCGGCTCTGACGCGCCGGAGAAGAAGGAGGTGAAGATCGGCTTCATCCCGCTCACCGACTGCTCCTCGGTGGTGATGGCGGCGGTGAACGCGTTCGACAAGAAGCACGGCATCAGGATCATTCCGAGCAAGGAGGCCTCCTGGGCCGCCGTGCGCGACAAGCTGGTGAACGGCGAGCTGGACGCGGCGCACGTGCTCTACGGCCTGGTGTACGGCGTGCAGCTGGGCATCGGCGGGCCGAAGAAGGACATGGCGGTGCTGATGACGATCAACAACAACGGCCAGGGCATCTCGCTGTCGACGCAGATGAAGGAGAAGGGCGCGGTCGACGGCGCCTCGCTGAAGAAGGTGGTGGCGGCGAGCCCGGCCGGCACCTACACCTTCGCGCAGACCTTCCCCACCGGCACGCACGCCATGTGGCTCTACTACTGGCTGGCGGCGCACGGCATCGATCCCTTCCGCGACGTCAAGTCGATCGTCGTGCCGCCGCCGCAGATGGTGGCCAACTGCCGCGTCGGCAACATGCACGGCTTCTGCGTCGGCGAGCCGTGGAACCAGCGCGCCATCGTGGACAAGGTCGGCTTCTCGGTGGCCACCAGCCAGGACGTGTGGACCGACCACCCGGAGAAGGTGCTCGGCACCACCGCCGACTGGGTGGCGAAATACCCGAACACGGCGCGCGCCATGACGGCGGCGGTGCTGGAGGCCTCGCGCTGGATCGACGCCTCGCTCGCCAACCGGCGCAAGACGGCGGAGACGGTGGCGGCCAAGGCCTACATCAACACCGACATGGACGTCATCCTCGGCCGCATGCTCGGCCGCTACGAGAACGGCCTGGGCAAGAGCTGGGACGACCGGAACTACATGAAGTTCTTCAGCGACGGCGCGGTGAACTTCCCCTATCTGTCGGACGGCATGTGGTTCCTCACCCAGCACAAGCGCTGGGGCCTGCTCAAGGCCGACCCCGACTACCTGTCGGTGGCGAAGGCGATCAACCGCATCGACGTGTACAAGCAGGCCGCCGCCGCGGCGGGCGTGGCGCTGCCGAAGGGCGAGATGCGCAGCGCCAAGCTGATCGACGGCGTGGTGTGGGACGGCAAGGACCCGAAGAAGTACGCCGGCGGATTCAAGGTGCATGCATAA
- a CDS encoding ANTAR domain-containing protein: MLSILVIDESRTRAAEICAGLALAGHQVAAVLSSALDLSEQVQAIQPDVILIETDSPSRDTLEHLATLNRDLPRPVIIFAQEGDAESIRHAMKAGVAAYVVDGLETARLKPIVDVAVARFEEHQALRRELAAASQKLSERKLVERAKGLLMQKRGLAEEDAYRALRKLAMDRGRPLAEVSRDLIEMAKVLL; the protein is encoded by the coding sequence ATGCTGAGCATCCTCGTCATCGACGAATCCCGCACGCGCGCCGCCGAGATCTGCGCCGGGCTGGCGCTCGCCGGCCACCAGGTGGCGGCGGTGCTGTCCTCGGCGCTGGATCTGTCCGAGCAGGTGCAGGCGATCCAGCCCGACGTGATCCTCATCGAGACGGATTCGCCCTCGCGCGATACGCTGGAGCACCTGGCGACGCTGAACCGCGACCTGCCGCGGCCGGTGATCATCTTCGCCCAGGAGGGCGACGCCGAGTCGATCCGCCACGCCATGAAGGCCGGCGTCGCCGCCTATGTCGTCGACGGGCTGGAGACGGCGCGCCTGAAGCCGATCGTCGACGTGGCGGTGGCGCGCTTCGAGGAGCACCAGGCGCTGCGCCGCGAGCTGGCCGCGGCCTCGCAGAAGCTCTCCGAGCGCAAGCTGGTCGAGCGCGCCAAGGGCCTCCTCATGCAGAAGCGCGGGTTGGCCGAGGAGGACGCCTACCGCGCGCTGCGCAAGCTGGCGATGGACCGCGGCCGCCCGCTGGCGGAGGTCTCGCGCGATCTCATCGAGATGGCGAAAGTCCTGCTGTAA
- a CDS encoding ATP-binding protein gives MHTSTGIRLLLLAAALLWPCLAAAALPAPWTEAGFLLSDASQPPADDEAWGVQTLPDEWQHTRPETSAAAWYRFRAELAAVPAEVQALYVPRGNDRLTVYVNGRLVGDTAEPGGQAMDTWKRPLLFTVPPAVLVAGENRIHLRLEGRAGHYTGLSPVVFGPQAALREAYWRRMALQTAAPVGLAAALGLLGIFFLILWWRRRDDATYVLFGAASIVWAVRNVADVQFHLAVPQPHWEILMTALYFTFVGLLCLFCLRFVAASLPRYERLLRGAMVATPLLLYAALPWMSVLDASRIVLLAMLGFVAPPLAVVARKAWRERSLGAVLIALAGGVAFGFGAYDWIAVGQPGMFDSVRLVPYAALFFTTAVGWMLAHRFLQAYAGLERLNAELDQRVAKKSAELLRNMENLGQAKAEAEAANAAKSRFLAAASHDLRQPLQALGLFAASLAGQTDPLHIRRLVGRINQSVEALEKMFSGVLDVSRLDAGVQTVERRPFPVQEVFARIAVDFLPQAQVRGLRLRVRPTGEWTESDPLVFERILRNLVSNAIRYTERGGVLLACRRRGRRLWIEVWDTGIGIAEADREKVFEEFFQVGNAARDRSQGLGLGLAIVRRLADLLGEKLTLRSVPGRGSVFALRCSRAMPVPAAAQVASPATPHEAGGRQLVVLLEDDALVRMALEGLLVQRGLAVAGGATFDEACQAARQAVRTPELIIADYRLRDGENGVAAARKLQQAFGAAIPVVLLTGETTHGGLEEAEASGFPILRKPVTGARLLAEIDILLGRAGVSGKAAEVPTDC, from the coding sequence TTGCATACAAGTACCGGCATCCGGCTGCTGCTGCTCGCCGCCGCACTGCTGTGGCCCTGCCTGGCCGCCGCCGCGCTGCCGGCGCCGTGGACCGAGGCGGGCTTCCTGTTGTCCGATGCGTCGCAGCCGCCCGCCGACGACGAGGCGTGGGGCGTGCAGACCTTGCCCGACGAATGGCAGCACACCCGCCCGGAGACGAGCGCCGCCGCCTGGTACCGCTTCCGCGCCGAGCTGGCCGCCGTGCCCGCCGAGGTGCAGGCGCTCTACGTGCCGCGCGGCAACGACCGGCTGACGGTGTACGTCAACGGCCGGCTGGTCGGCGACACGGCCGAGCCGGGCGGCCAGGCGATGGACACCTGGAAGCGGCCCCTGCTGTTCACCGTGCCGCCCGCCGTGCTCGTCGCCGGCGAGAATCGCATCCACCTCCGCCTGGAGGGCCGCGCCGGGCACTACACCGGGCTTTCGCCGGTGGTGTTCGGGCCGCAGGCGGCGCTGCGCGAGGCGTACTGGAGGCGCATGGCCCTGCAGACGGCCGCCCCGGTCGGCCTGGCCGCGGCGCTCGGCCTGCTCGGCATCTTCTTCCTCATCCTGTGGTGGCGCCGCCGCGACGACGCCACCTACGTCCTGTTCGGCGCCGCCTCCATCGTCTGGGCGGTGCGCAACGTCGCCGACGTGCAGTTCCACCTGGCGGTGCCGCAGCCGCACTGGGAAATCCTGATGACGGCGCTCTACTTCACCTTCGTCGGCCTGCTCTGCCTGTTCTGCCTGCGCTTCGTCGCCGCCTCGCTGCCGCGCTACGAGCGCCTGCTGCGCGGCGCGATGGTCGCCACGCCGCTGCTGCTTTACGCTGCGCTGCCGTGGATGTCGGTGCTGGACGCCTCGCGGATCGTGCTGCTCGCGATGCTCGGCTTCGTCGCGCCGCCGCTGGCGGTGGTGGCGCGCAAGGCCTGGCGCGAGCGCAGCCTGGGCGCCGTGCTCATCGCGCTGGCCGGCGGCGTCGCCTTCGGCTTCGGCGCCTACGACTGGATCGCCGTCGGGCAGCCCGGCATGTTCGACAGCGTGCGCCTGGTGCCCTATGCCGCGCTGTTCTTCACCACCGCGGTCGGCTGGATGCTGGCGCACCGCTTCCTGCAGGCCTATGCCGGACTCGAGCGGCTCAACGCGGAACTCGACCAGCGGGTGGCGAAGAAGAGCGCCGAGCTGCTGCGCAACATGGAAAATCTCGGCCAGGCCAAGGCCGAGGCGGAGGCGGCCAACGCCGCCAAGTCGCGCTTTCTCGCCGCCGCCAGCCACGACCTGCGCCAGCCGCTGCAGGCACTCGGCCTGTTCGCCGCGTCGCTGGCCGGCCAGACCGATCCGCTGCACATCCGCAGGCTGGTCGGCCGCATCAACCAGTCGGTGGAGGCGCTGGAGAAGATGTTCTCCGGCGTGCTCGACGTCTCGCGGCTGGATGCCGGCGTGCAGACCGTCGAACGGCGTCCCTTCCCCGTGCAGGAGGTCTTCGCACGCATCGCCGTGGATTTCCTGCCGCAGGCGCAGGTGCGGGGACTGCGCCTGCGCGTGCGGCCGACCGGCGAGTGGACGGAGAGCGATCCGCTGGTCTTCGAGCGCATCCTGCGCAACCTGGTGTCCAACGCCATCCGCTACACCGAACGCGGCGGCGTGCTGTTGGCCTGCCGCCGGCGCGGCCGACGGCTGTGGATCGAAGTCTGGGATACCGGCATCGGCATCGCCGAGGCCGATCGCGAGAAGGTCTTCGAGGAATTCTTCCAGGTCGGCAACGCCGCGCGCGACCGCAGCCAGGGTCTCGGCCTCGGACTGGCGATCGTGCGGCGCCTGGCCGACCTGCTCGGCGAAAAGCTGACGCTGCGCTCGGTGCCCGGCCGCGGTTCGGTGTTCGCCCTGCGCTGCAGCCGCGCCATGCCGGTGCCGGCCGCCGCTCAGGTTGCGTCGCCGGCCACTCCGCATGAGGCGGGCGGGCGGCAGCTCGTCGTCCTGCTCGAGGACGACGCCCTGGTGCGGATGGCGCTGGAGGGGCTGCTCGTCCAGCGCGGCCTGGCAGTGGCCGGCGGTGCCACCTTCGACGAGGCCTGCCAGGCGGCGCGGCAGGCCGTCCGCACGCCGGAACTGATCATCGCCGACTATCGCCTGCGCGACGGAGAGAACGGCGTGGCGGCGGCGCGGAAGTTGCAGCAGGCATTCGGCGCCGCCATCCCGGTCGTGCTGCTCACGGGTGAAACCACCCACGGCGGGCTGGAGGAGGCGGAGGCGAGCGGCTTCCCGATACTGCGCAAGCCGGTCACCGGCGCCCGCCTGCTTGCGGAAATCGACATCCTGCTCGGCCGCGCCGGCGTGAGCGGCAAGGCGGCCGAGGTGCCGACGGACTGCTAG
- a CDS encoding CopD family protein, giving the protein MLRQLLIFLHLAGVVVWVGGMFFAHFCLRPAALRLLEPPQRLPLWAATLGAFLRYTAVAVVVILLSGFALIFEAGFGQAPIGWHVMMGIGLVMAGIFAWVYGGLYPRLRRHAEAGAWAEAGAALNAIRRLVTTNLALALATLAAAFFLR; this is encoded by the coding sequence ATGCTCCGACAACTCCTGATCTTCCTGCACCTCGCCGGCGTCGTCGTCTGGGTCGGCGGCATGTTCTTCGCGCACTTCTGCCTGCGCCCGGCCGCGCTCAGGCTGCTCGAGCCGCCGCAGCGCCTGCCGCTGTGGGCGGCGACGCTAGGCGCCTTCCTGCGCTACACGGCCGTCGCGGTCGTCGTCATCCTGCTGAGCGGCTTCGCGCTGATCTTCGAGGCGGGCTTCGGGCAGGCGCCCATCGGCTGGCACGTCATGATGGGCATCGGCCTCGTCATGGCCGGCATCTTCGCCTGGGTTTACGGCGGGCTCTATCCGCGCCTGCGGCGGCACGCCGAAGCCGGCGCCTGGGCCGAGGCCGGCGCCGCGCTCAACGCCATCCGCCGCCTGGTGACGACCAACCTCGCGCTGGCGCTCGCCACCCTCGCCGCGGCGTTCTTCCTGCGCTGA
- a CDS encoding ABC transporter ATP-binding protein, with protein MDGFGIRIEGLRKRYGEGDTAVDALKEVNMTVAPGEVVGLIGPSGSGKTTLLKCLGAVIEPTAGRMTLGDEVIYDGGWKIGDLKALRRDRIGFVFQAPYLIPFLDVTDNIALLPMLAGKPNGVARKRAQELLEALDVGHRARAEPSQLSGGEQQRVAIARALANQPPVILADEPTAPLDSERALAVIRILNRMARQYNTAVIVVTHDEKIIPTFRRIYHIRDGQTHEEAGEGREV; from the coding sequence GTGGACGGCTTCGGCATCCGCATCGAGGGCCTGCGCAAGCGCTACGGCGAGGGCGATACCGCCGTCGACGCGCTGAAGGAAGTCAACATGACGGTCGCGCCGGGCGAGGTGGTCGGCCTGATCGGCCCGTCGGGCTCGGGCAAGACGACGCTGCTGAAGTGCCTCGGCGCGGTGATCGAGCCGACGGCGGGCCGCATGACCCTCGGCGACGAGGTCATCTACGACGGCGGCTGGAAGATCGGCGACCTGAAGGCGCTGCGGCGCGACCGCATCGGCTTCGTCTTCCAGGCGCCCTACCTGATCCCCTTCCTCGACGTCACCGACAACATCGCGCTGCTGCCGATGCTGGCCGGCAAGCCCAACGGCGTGGCACGCAAGCGCGCGCAGGAACTGCTCGAGGCGCTCGACGTCGGCCACCGCGCCCGCGCCGAGCCCTCGCAGCTCTCCGGCGGCGAGCAGCAGCGCGTCGCCATCGCCCGCGCCCTGGCCAACCAGCCGCCGGTGATCCTCGCCGACGAGCCGACGGCGCCGCTCGATTCCGAGCGCGCGCTGGCCGTCATCCGCATCCTCAACCGCATGGCGCGGCAGTACAACACCGCCGTCATCGTCGTCACCCACGACGAGAAGATCATCCCCACCTTCAGGCGCATCTACCACATCCGCGACGGCCAGACCCACGAGGAAGCCGGCGAGGGGCGGGAAGTGTGA
- a CDS encoding ABC transporter permease, with the protein MISLAGRDILHSWGKFVFTGVGLGLLIGATLTMAGVYRGMVDDARVLLSNSGADIWVVQKDTLGPYAEPSSIRDDAYRAILGMPGVARAANVTYLNMQVQKGGENASDVRVMVVGFEPGQPGEPAYLVAGRQLTRSHYEAVADVRTGFRLGERIRIRRHDYTVVGLTRRMVSSGGDPMVFIPLKDAQEAQFLKDNDAIVNERARTAANPALNRPGVPGLLEAIQASQTVSRSVNAVLVQVQAGQDAEAVAAPIRRWKHLEAYTRAQMEEILVAKLIATSAKQISMFLAILAVVSAAIVAFIIYTMTLGKIREIAVLKLIGTRSRTIAGMILQQALGLGAIGFVVGKISSALWAPFFPKYVLLLPSDALRSFVAVMIICAIASTLAIRAALRVDPATAIGG; encoded by the coding sequence GTGATCAGCCTCGCCGGGCGCGACATCCTGCATTCCTGGGGCAAGTTCGTCTTCACCGGCGTCGGCCTCGGCCTGCTCATCGGCGCCACCCTGACCATGGCCGGCGTGTACCGCGGCATGGTGGACGACGCCCGGGTCCTGCTGAGCAACAGCGGCGCCGACATCTGGGTCGTGCAGAAGGACACTCTCGGCCCCTATGCCGAGCCCTCCAGCATCCGCGACGACGCCTACCGCGCCATCCTCGGCATGCCCGGCGTGGCGCGCGCCGCCAACGTCACCTATCTCAACATGCAGGTGCAGAAAGGCGGAGAGAACGCCAGCGACGTGCGCGTGATGGTGGTCGGCTTCGAGCCGGGCCAGCCGGGCGAGCCGGCCTACCTGGTGGCGGGGCGGCAGCTCACGCGCAGCCACTACGAGGCCGTCGCCGACGTGCGCACGGGATTCAGGCTGGGCGAACGCATCCGCATCCGCCGCCACGACTACACGGTGGTGGGGCTGACGCGGCGCATGGTCTCCTCCGGCGGCGACCCGATGGTCTTTATTCCACTCAAGGACGCCCAGGAGGCGCAGTTCCTCAAGGACAACGACGCCATCGTGAACGAGCGCGCGCGCACCGCCGCCAATCCCGCCCTCAACCGCCCCGGCGTGCCCGGCCTGCTCGAAGCCATCCAGGCCTCGCAGACCGTCAGCCGCAGCGTGAACGCCGTGCTGGTGCAGGTGCAGGCGGGGCAGGACGCCGAAGCCGTGGCCGCGCCGATCCGCCGCTGGAAGCATCTCGAGGCCTACACCCGCGCGCAGATGGAGGAGATCCTGGTGGCCAAGCTGATCGCCACCTCGGCGAAGCAGATTTCCATGTTCCTCGCCATCCTCGCGGTGGTGAGCGCCGCCATCGTCGCCTTCATCATCTACACCATGACGCTCGGCAAGATCCGCGAGATCGCCGTGCTCAAGCTGATCGGCACGCGCAGCCGCACCATCGCCGGCATGATCCTGCAGCAGGCGCTCGGGCTGGGGGCCATCGGCTTCGTCGTCGGCAAGATCTCCTCGGCGCTGTGGGCGCCGTTCTTTCCGAAGTACGTTTTGCTCCTGCCGAGCGATGCGCTGCGCAGCTTCGTCGCCGTGATGATCATCTGCGCCATCGCCAGCACGCTGGCCATCCGCGCCGCGCTGCGCGTGGACCCGGCAACGGCCATCGGAGGCTGA
- a CDS encoding efflux RND transporter periplasmic adaptor subunit, with translation MKLDALSLRRAGLVLLGLVLLAAFVFVIVRTGPFASTRVTVMKVEEASVAPALFGIGTVEARRSYLIGPTASGRVLRVAVDVGEAVKAGQLLAEMDPVDLDQRVASLEASIARAASTAAAAEAQRRDALARREVAAINARRYADLGEEKFVSPSVVEAKLQERTSAEAALAAAEANLAAARQDGSRLRAERDGVRQQRQNIRLVAPADGVVTARDAEPGSTVVAGQAVVRLVDPASLWVKVRFDQGRSAGLAVGLPAEIVLRSNPARPLAGKVQRLELLADSVTEERIAQVAFDTLPAGISLGELAEVTLKLPPAQAGPVLPNASIRRRGEQSGVWAIRDGALTFVPVRLGSADLEGRVQVLEGLQAGDRVIVHSESELTPESRIGVVESLVGKAQ, from the coding sequence ATGAAGCTCGATGCCCTGTCGTTGCGCCGCGCCGGGCTGGTCCTGCTCGGCCTCGTCCTGCTCGCCGCGTTCGTCTTCGTCATCGTGCGCACCGGTCCCTTCGCCTCGACCCGCGTCACCGTGATGAAGGTGGAGGAGGCCAGCGTCGCGCCGGCGCTGTTCGGCATCGGCACGGTGGAGGCGCGCCGTTCCTACCTGATCGGCCCGACCGCCTCGGGCCGCGTGCTCAGGGTGGCGGTCGACGTCGGCGAGGCGGTGAAGGCCGGCCAGCTCCTGGCGGAGATGGACCCGGTGGACCTCGACCAGCGCGTGGCCTCGCTCGAGGCTTCGATCGCCCGCGCCGCCAGCACGGCCGCCGCCGCCGAGGCGCAGCGGCGCGACGCGCTGGCGCGCCGCGAAGTGGCCGCCATCAACGCCCGGCGCTATGCCGATCTCGGCGAGGAGAAGTTCGTCAGCCCCAGCGTCGTCGAGGCGAAGCTGCAGGAGCGCACGTCCGCGGAGGCGGCGCTGGCCGCCGCCGAGGCGAACCTCGCCGCCGCCCGCCAGGACGGGTCGCGCCTGCGCGCCGAGCGCGACGGCGTGCGCCAGCAGCGTCAGAACATCCGCCTCGTCGCGCCAGCCGACGGCGTGGTGACGGCGCGCGATGCCGAGCCCGGCTCGACCGTCGTCGCCGGCCAGGCCGTGGTAAGGCTGGTCGATCCGGCCAGCCTGTGGGTGAAGGTGCGCTTCGACCAGGGCCGCTCGGCCGGCCTCGCCGTCGGGCTGCCCGCCGAGATCGTGCTGCGCTCGAATCCGGCGCGGCCGCTGGCCGGCAAGGTGCAGCGCCTGGAACTGCTCGCCGACAGCGTGACGGAAGAGCGCATCGCCCAGGTGGCGTTCGACACGCTGCCCGCGGGGATTTCGCTCGGCGAGCTGGCCGAGGTCACGCTGAAGCTGCCGCCGGCGCAGGCCGGCCCGGTGCTGCCCAACGCCAGCATCCGGCGCCGCGGCGAGCAGTCCGGCGTCTGGGCCATCCGCGACGGCGCGCTGACCTTCGTGCCGGTGCGCCTCGGCAGTGCCGACCTGGAGGGCCGGGTGCAGGTGCTCGAAGGCCTGCAGGCCGGCGACCGGGTGATCGTGCACAGCGAGAGCGAGCTCACGCCGGAGAGCCGCATCGGCGTCGTCGAATCCCTCGTCGGAAAAGCGCAGTGA
- a CDS encoding TetR/AcrR family transcriptional regulator has product MQPVRARLSTEARQAEIVDTVLDLSASVSPGEITTADIARSLGLTQGALFKHFPSKDAIWLAVMGWVESHLLSALDAAAMAAPTPLEGLRAVFMKHVRFVAKHPGVPRLILNELQKPRDTPIKRRARSMQESYRKLIVRLLAEAQNRGEVAAGFDKEGAATLFIGAVQGLMLQAMLAGSTAKLEAEARRVFALYLNAVREPS; this is encoded by the coding sequence ATGCAGCCCGTCCGCGCCCGCCTTTCCACCGAAGCCCGCCAGGCCGAGATCGTCGACACGGTGCTCGACCTTTCCGCCAGCGTGAGTCCCGGCGAGATCACGACGGCCGACATCGCCCGCTCCCTGGGGCTGACCCAGGGCGCCCTCTTCAAGCACTTCCCGAGCAAGGACGCCATCTGGCTGGCGGTGATGGGCTGGGTCGAGTCGCACCTGCTGTCCGCCCTCGACGCCGCGGCGATGGCGGCGCCGACGCCGCTGGAGGGGCTGCGGGCGGTCTTCATGAAGCATGTGCGCTTCGTCGCGAAGCATCCCGGCGTGCCGCGCCTGATCCTCAACGAACTGCAGAAGCCGCGCGACACGCCGATCAAGCGCCGCGCCCGCAGCATGCAGGAGAGCTACCGCAAGCTGATCGTGCGCCTGCTGGCGGAGGCGCAAAATCGCGGCGAGGTCGCCGCCGGCTTCGACAAGGAGGGCGCCGCCACGCTGTTCATCGGCGCCGTGCAGGGCCTGATGCTGCAGGCCATGCTGGCCGGCAGCACGGCGAAGCTGGAGGCCGAGGCGCGGCGCGTGTTCGCCCTCTACCTCAACGCCGTGCGGGAGCCGTCATGA
- a CDS encoding XRE family transcriptional regulator: MSKKKRFASVWDAIEETPQQAASLRARADLLLALQAWARLGGRTQAEAARLLGITQPRMSDLMRGKIDLFSLATLMDMATAAGLEPRIAIKKPRKRAGELAAA; the protein is encoded by the coding sequence ATGAGCAAGAAAAAGCGATTTGCCAGCGTCTGGGACGCCATCGAGGAAACGCCGCAGCAAGCAGCCAGCCTGCGCGCGCGCGCCGATCTGCTCCTGGCGCTGCAGGCGTGGGCCAGGCTGGGCGGCCGCACTCAGGCCGAAGCGGCGCGGCTGCTCGGCATCACCCAGCCGCGCATGTCCGACCTGATGCGCGGCAAGATCGACCTCTTCTCCCTCGCCACCCTCATGGACATGGCCACCGCCGCCGGCCTCGAGCCGCGCATCGCCATCAAGAAGCCGAGGAAGCGCGCCGGGGAACTGGCGGCGGCCTGA
- a CDS encoding extracellular solute-binding protein — MKKLLVASFCVLGAIAQAGAQDKAQLDKARAEGKAAFYANITAVEPIIKAFTADTGVTGEYTRISTSKFVATAITEFEAGKLQADVVQAPLPVLEMLKEKGVLANYRSPAAAGYPEWTRKDAAIQLFGIEYVALIYNKERVKPADVPKRYEDLTLPKWKDQIVMANPANHATTISWLIGLKENVFKSEAEWRAFLKGLAANKPMFVASFGPTPAPVESGEKLIAISMPKYIVTKAPAPLDWARLSQPMMGTPRAIAVTSKAPHPAAARAFVDYWLSQKSMAMLAKDVGEYVLAPGVYPPIDGIKDAKVIAIRELSDDEIVKWGAEFKQIFDVK; from the coding sequence ATGAAAAAACTGCTCGTCGCTTCATTCTGCGTGCTGGGCGCCATCGCCCAGGCCGGGGCGCAAGACAAGGCCCAGCTCGACAAGGCCCGGGCCGAGGGCAAGGCGGCCTTCTACGCCAACATCACCGCCGTCGAGCCGATCATCAAGGCCTTCACGGCCGATACCGGCGTCACCGGCGAGTACACGCGCATCTCCACCTCCAAGTTCGTCGCCACGGCGATCACCGAGTTCGAGGCCGGCAAGCTGCAGGCCGACGTGGTGCAGGCGCCGCTGCCGGTGCTCGAGATGCTCAAGGAGAAGGGCGTGCTGGCCAACTACCGCTCCCCCGCGGCGGCCGGCTATCCCGAGTGGACGCGCAAGGACGCCGCGATCCAGCTCTTCGGCATCGAATATGTCGCCCTCATCTACAACAAGGAGCGGGTCAAGCCCGCCGACGTGCCGAAGCGCTACGAAGACCTGACGCTGCCGAAGTGGAAGGACCAGATCGTCATGGCCAACCCGGCCAACCACGCCACGACGATCTCCTGGCTGATCGGCCTCAAGGAAAACGTCTTCAAGTCCGAGGCCGAATGGCGCGCCTTCCTCAAGGGCCTCGCCGCCAACAAGCCGATGTTCGTCGCCTCCTTCGGGCCGACGCCGGCGCCGGTGGAAAGCGGCGAGAAGCTCATCGCCATCTCGATGCCCAAGTACATCGTCACCAAAGCGCCGGCGCCCCTCGACTGGGCGCGCCTGTCGCAGCCGATGATGGGCACGCCGCGCGCCATCGCCGTGACCTCCAAGGCGCCGCACCCGGCCGCCGCGCGCGCCTTCGTCGACTACTGGCTGTCGCAGAAATCCATGGCCATGCTCGCCAAGGACGTCGGCGAATACGTGCTGGCCCCGGGCGTCTACCCGCCCATCGACGGCATCAAGGACGCCAAGGTGATCGCCATCCGCGAGCTGTCGGACGACGAGATCGTGAAGTGGGGCGCCGAGTTCAAGCAGATCTTCGACGTCAAGTGA